Proteins from a genomic interval of uncultured Desulfuromusa sp.:
- a CDS encoding S8 family serine peptidase — translation MNFPKKKKKRLSPHRFSGFLFLSVLLVLSACGGGGGGGNSADSGGCDTPAYLTGSVGGGLTPAVNGTVPGDSLQALSSTVNVSPDAVEIIVQPQLGVSCADLTARYRGLTFKKEMRGGFCLFKSTLSGEDFLFLENDSDVKSVEINQQLQSLAIDPYASIDWAMTQTDAPYFLDLGTYPIEDVVIAVLDSGIRYHEDLPAPESSLWVQGYDFISDVDSAGDGDGPDSDPTDVGTEIFSHGGSITGIIAGIRDNGLGSFGVAAGVKIMPVRVSGTDGGTISDIVEGLRYAAGLPNDSDTIPPLKADIINISLGTDSFSTVLQTAIAAVRDNGVIVVASTGNDGVDKVSYPAAFDNVIGVGATDVSNVRAPYSNYGEGITLVAGGGNLDVGTTWDNGKFLLMGADQYGLGDGTSVAAPLVAGSLGWVKAACPDLTPLDIDKLIAGIHPDTSIMVTSDQGAAGYDFYYGYGLLSTDDGVAAAEEVCNVAYNPPQPSLSTTSLALSSEAMSGTIEITNIGGGELVISDLMYDTSLLTVETVENDSGYLLTATLSPDFFGQMDMPVDLYFSGISDPVRVTFEASVGAYANVTTAIVTLQLQDAETGAVQFSAYSDPSREQTYKFAAVTPGTYDLIAGVDLNSNAILCEEGEPCGEETAIVVECGDVIASVNVEML, via the coding sequence ATGAATTTTCCCAAGAAGAAAAAGAAGCGCCTTTCTCCCCACCGTTTTAGTGGGTTTTTGTTTTTATCGGTTTTGCTGGTTTTATCTGCTTGTGGAGGGGGCGGTGGCGGTGGCAATTCTGCAGATTCTGGAGGTTGCGATACTCCTGCCTATCTGACGGGTTCCGTGGGTGGCGGGTTGACTCCTGCTGTGAACGGAACTGTCCCCGGTGATTCTTTACAGGCTCTTTCCTCGACGGTCAATGTCTCCCCGGACGCGGTAGAGATCATTGTTCAGCCACAACTTGGAGTTTCCTGCGCCGACCTTACGGCTCGTTATCGCGGCTTGACTTTCAAAAAGGAGATGAGAGGCGGGTTTTGTCTGTTCAAGAGCACTCTGAGCGGAGAAGATTTTCTGTTCCTGGAAAACGATTCTGATGTCAAATCCGTTGAGATAAATCAACAACTGCAGAGTTTAGCGATTGATCCGTATGCCTCCATTGATTGGGCGATGACTCAGACCGATGCTCCCTACTTTCTGGATTTGGGCACATACCCCATTGAGGATGTCGTGATCGCCGTACTCGATTCGGGTATTCGTTATCATGAGGATTTACCGGCGCCTGAGTCTTCTTTGTGGGTTCAGGGGTATGATTTTATCAGTGATGTCGATTCGGCCGGTGACGGTGATGGCCCGGACAGTGATCCGACGGACGTCGGAACCGAGATTTTTTCTCACGGGGGGAGCATAACAGGGATCATTGCTGGAATTCGGGACAATGGACTTGGTTCTTTTGGTGTGGCAGCTGGAGTCAAAATCATGCCAGTCCGCGTCTCCGGAACGGATGGCGGGACAATCTCCGATATTGTTGAAGGATTGAGATATGCAGCAGGCTTGCCTAATGACAGTGACACTATTCCACCGTTGAAGGCTGATATTATCAACATCAGTCTTGGAACCGACAGTTTCAGCACAGTTCTTCAGACAGCGATTGCCGCAGTCCGTGACAATGGTGTCATCGTTGTTGCTTCGACGGGTAATGATGGCGTCGACAAAGTCAGCTACCCTGCTGCGTTTGATAACGTTATCGGTGTCGGGGCAACTGACGTCAGCAATGTTCGCGCGCCTTATTCCAATTATGGTGAAGGGATCACTCTGGTTGCCGGAGGGGGGAATCTGGATGTCGGCACCACATGGGACAATGGTAAATTTCTGCTGATGGGAGCAGACCAGTATGGTCTCGGCGACGGAACCTCCGTCGCGGCTCCCCTTGTTGCCGGTTCTCTGGGGTGGGTGAAAGCAGCCTGCCCCGATTTGACACCCCTTGATATTGATAAGCTGATTGCCGGAATTCATCCCGACACTTCGATTATGGTCACCAGTGACCAAGGTGCTGCAGGTTATGATTTTTACTATGGCTATGGACTGCTTTCGACTGACGATGGTGTCGCCGCTGCAGAAGAAGTTTGCAATGTTGCTTACAATCCGCCGCAGCCTTCTCTTTCAACCACTTCCCTGGCTCTGTCCAGCGAGGCGATGAGCGGGACAATTGAAATTACGAATATCGGTGGCGGTGAACTGGTGATCAGTGATCTCATGTATGACACTTCATTGCTGACTGTTGAAACCGTAGAAAATGATTCCGGCTATCTTCTGACTGCAACTCTGTCGCCTGATTTCTTCGGGCAAATGGATATGCCCGTCGATCTATATTTCAGCGGTATCTCTGACCCTGTCCGAGTGACATTTGAAGCGTCTGTCGGCGCATATGCCAACGTCACGACGGCTATTGTGACGCTGCAACTGCAGGATGCTGAGACAGGTGCGGTTCAATTCTCGGCTTACAGCGACCCGAGCCGGGAGCAGACGTATAAGTTTGCCGCAGTGACTCCGGGAACCTATGATCTCATTGCCGGTGTTGATCTGAACAGTAATGCCATCCTGTGTGAAGAAGGCGAACCTTGTGGTGAAGAAACAGCTATTGTCGTTGAATGTGGGGATGTCATTGCTTCTGTGAATGTTGAGATGTTGTAG
- the ilvD gene encoding dihydroxy-acid dehydratase — protein MPVYKSAQSVQGKNMAGARALWLATGVKPKDFGKPIIAVVNSFTQFVPGHVHLKDLGQLVVEQIEAHGGIAKEFNTMAICDGIAMGHQGMLYSLPSRELIADTVEYMANAHCVDALVCISNCDKITPGMLMATMRLNIPTVFVTGGPMEAGRATVQGEKVALDLVDAMVAAANPNVSDDDVAVYERSSCPTCGSCSGMFTANSMNCLTEALGMGLPGNGSLVATHADRKGLFLEAAKRIMDLTKRWYEDDDQRVLPRSIACLGAYENAMRLDIAMGGSTNTILHLLAIAREGEVDFTMEDINRLSLQTPNLCKVAPAVQHYHMEDVHRAGGIFGILGELDRAGLIQRDVPTVHSATLGEALDRWDVLRTDADDVHEFYRAAPGGERCVEAFAQNKRSSSLDLDREKGCIRAQKNAYSQDGGLAVLYGNLALDGCIVKTAGVDDSNLTFSGPARIFESQEDAIEGILGDIVQAGDVVVIRYEGPKGGPGMQEMLYPTSYLKSKGLGKACALITDGRFSGGTSGLSIGHISPEAAEGGSIALLQDGDLVDIDIPARKISMQVDEDVLQQRQAEMLAKGDRAWQPALRQREVSRALQAYAATTTSAARGAVRDLDQLKAHR, from the coding sequence ATGCCAGTTTATAAATCTGCACAATCTGTTCAGGGGAAAAATATGGCCGGGGCGCGAGCCCTGTGGTTGGCGACGGGGGTGAAACCTAAAGATTTTGGCAAGCCTATTATTGCCGTCGTGAATTCGTTTACCCAATTTGTCCCCGGACATGTTCACTTGAAAGATCTGGGGCAGCTGGTTGTAGAGCAGATTGAAGCACATGGCGGTATCGCCAAGGAGTTTAATACCATGGCGATCTGTGACGGTATCGCGATGGGACATCAAGGAATGCTCTACAGCCTTCCTTCACGCGAACTGATTGCGGACACTGTTGAGTATATGGCGAATGCGCATTGTGTCGATGCTCTGGTCTGCATCTCTAACTGTGACAAGATTACCCCCGGGATGTTGATGGCTACTATGCGGTTGAATATTCCGACAGTCTTTGTGACTGGCGGTCCCATGGAAGCCGGACGCGCAACGGTCCAGGGAGAAAAGGTCGCATTGGATCTGGTTGATGCTATGGTCGCCGCTGCAAACCCGAATGTCAGTGATGATGATGTTGCTGTCTACGAACGGAGCTCCTGTCCGACTTGTGGTTCCTGCTCCGGGATGTTTACAGCCAATTCAATGAATTGTCTGACTGAGGCCCTGGGGATGGGGTTGCCCGGAAACGGCAGTCTTGTTGCCACCCACGCGGATCGCAAAGGGTTATTTCTGGAGGCGGCTAAGCGGATTATGGACCTGACGAAACGCTGGTACGAAGACGATGATCAGCGGGTTTTGCCGCGATCCATCGCCTGTCTTGGTGCCTACGAAAATGCCATGCGTCTTGATATCGCTATGGGGGGATCAACAAATACCATTCTCCATCTGTTGGCAATCGCACGCGAAGGCGAAGTCGATTTCACCATGGAAGATATCAATCGTTTGTCTTTACAGACGCCGAATTTGTGTAAAGTCGCTCCAGCTGTCCAACATTATCACATGGAAGATGTCCATCGCGCTGGAGGGATTTTTGGTATTCTTGGAGAGTTGGATCGAGCCGGTCTGATTCAACGAGACGTTCCCACTGTTCACAGTGCGACGCTGGGAGAAGCATTGGATCGTTGGGATGTTTTGCGCACAGATGCGGATGATGTGCATGAATTTTATCGGGCTGCTCCCGGCGGGGAACGCTGTGTGGAAGCTTTTGCCCAGAATAAACGCTCCTCTTCGCTTGATCTGGATCGTGAAAAAGGTTGTATCCGGGCACAGAAGAATGCTTACAGCCAGGACGGTGGTCTGGCTGTCCTGTACGGCAACTTGGCTCTGGATGGTTGTATTGTCAAGACCGCTGGTGTCGATGACTCGAACCTGACGTTTTCAGGTCCTGCCCGTATTTTTGAGAGTCAGGAAGATGCGATTGAAGGTATTCTCGGTGACATTGTCCAGGCTGGTGATGTGGTGGTGATTCGTTATGAAGGGCCAAAGGGTGGTCCCGGAATGCAGGAGATGCTTTATCCCACCAGTTATCTGAAGTCAAAGGGCCTTGGAAAGGCCTGTGCATTGATTACTGATGGGCGTTTTTCCGGAGGAACCTCGGGCTTGTCGATTGGTCATATATCTCCTGAAGCCGCTGAAGGTGGATCCATTGCGTTACTGCAAGATGGCGATCTGGTTGATATCGACATCCCAGCGCGAAAAATTTCGATGCAGGTTGATGAGGACGTTTTACAACAGCGCCAGGCGGAGATGCTTGCTAAAGGTGATCGCGCATGGCAACCGGCGCTGCGGCAACGGGAGGTCAGTCGTGCTTTACAAGCATACGCTGCGACGACGACAAGTGCGGCACGTGGCGCAGTACGCGATCTGGATCAATTAAAAGCTCATCGCTAA
- a CDS encoding DsbC family protein — protein sequence MRLILSFFVILLLSALPVYAAVDSDGSTEQAKTQELSKDDAIKALQGIQGEVVSVNPAEVPGLFRVAMRMQGKIIPIYLDASGSYLFTGNVIRIKDRKNLTEAHYQRLNPVDTSIIPLDDALILGNPEAPQRIFVFTDPHCPYCSKLHNVLHEAIKDNPELAFYIKLIPFKQSSKKITQTILCNKSMEQLEMAFSGQALPEPTCESDVIEKNLALAQALNIRGTPAIILPNGQISSGYRSLEDLLKIIAENQVDSL from the coding sequence ATGCGTCTCATTTTATCTTTTTTTGTCATATTGCTATTAAGTGCACTTCCCGTATATGCAGCGGTCGACAGCGATGGCAGTACAGAACAGGCGAAGACCCAGGAATTATCCAAAGACGACGCCATCAAAGCCCTGCAAGGAATTCAGGGCGAAGTTGTCTCTGTCAACCCCGCTGAAGTCCCGGGATTATTCCGTGTCGCCATGAGGATGCAGGGTAAAATTATCCCCATATACCTTGATGCCAGCGGTTCATATCTGTTCACCGGAAACGTCATCCGCATTAAAGACCGCAAGAATCTGACGGAAGCTCATTACCAGAGACTGAATCCGGTTGACACATCAATCATTCCACTCGATGACGCTTTAATCCTGGGGAACCCGGAAGCACCACAGCGGATATTTGTGTTTACGGATCCCCACTGTCCCTATTGCAGCAAACTTCACAATGTTCTACATGAAGCGATTAAGGACAATCCGGAGCTGGCGTTTTACATCAAGTTGATTCCTTTCAAACAGAGTTCCAAGAAAATTACGCAAACAATTCTTTGCAACAAATCGATGGAGCAACTCGAGATGGCTTTTTCTGGACAAGCTCTTCCTGAGCCTACCTGTGAATCAGACGTCATTGAAAAAAATCTGGCACTCGCTCAAGCATTAAATATACGCGGAACCCCGGCCATAATCCTGCCCAATGGACAAATTTCTTCCGGTTACCGTTCGCTGGAAGACCTTTTAAAAATTATCGCAGAAAATCAAGTTGATTCCCTCTAG
- the leuB gene encoding 3-isopropylmalate dehydrogenase yields the protein MANNFKVAVLPGDGIGPEVMAEALKVLDAVEKKYNVSFERTLANVGGAGIDNEGKALPDTTVDICKKADAILFGSVGGPKWEGLPPDEQPERGALLPLRKIFGLFCNLRPAIIFPALTGASSLKEEVIKGGFDILVVRELTGGIYFSTPKGVEGEGDGKTGFDTMKYSAAEVERITRVAFEAARKRGSKVCSIDKANVLSTSVLWREVVERIAKDYPDVELSHMYVDNAAMQLVRWPKQFDVMLCGNMFGDIISDEAAMLTGSLGMLPSASLAEGSFGMYEPSGGSAPDIAGQGIANPIAQILSASMMLRYSFDMVEAADAINAAVETVLNDGYRTGDIYQGTAGEKKVNTSEMGDAIIAQLNS from the coding sequence ATGGCTAATAATTTTAAAGTTGCAGTTTTACCCGGAGACGGGATAGGACCGGAAGTGATGGCAGAGGCGCTGAAGGTGCTTGATGCCGTCGAAAAAAAATATAATGTCAGTTTTGAACGGACCCTTGCAAATGTTGGCGGTGCTGGTATCGACAATGAAGGTAAAGCTTTGCCCGATACGACTGTGGATATCTGTAAAAAAGCTGATGCTATTCTTTTTGGTAGCGTCGGTGGCCCCAAATGGGAAGGTTTGCCGCCCGATGAACAGCCGGAGCGAGGGGCTTTGCTCCCGCTGCGAAAGATTTTTGGCTTGTTCTGTAACTTGCGCCCGGCAATCATTTTCCCGGCATTGACAGGCGCTTCCAGCTTGAAGGAAGAGGTGATCAAGGGGGGTTTTGATATTCTTGTCGTTCGCGAGTTGACGGGGGGGATCTATTTCTCGACTCCTAAGGGGGTTGAGGGAGAGGGGGACGGAAAAACCGGTTTTGATACGATGAAATACTCTGCTGCCGAAGTCGAACGGATTACCCGCGTCGCTTTTGAAGCTGCGCGCAAACGTGGCAGCAAGGTTTGCTCTATTGACAAAGCCAATGTGTTGTCGACCTCGGTCCTTTGGCGTGAAGTTGTAGAACGCATTGCCAAAGACTACCCCGATGTTGAACTGTCTCACATGTATGTTGATAACGCTGCGATGCAGCTGGTGCGTTGGCCGAAACAATTTGATGTCATGCTCTGCGGCAACATGTTTGGTGATATTATTTCTGACGAAGCAGCAATGCTGACGGGATCACTTGGTATGTTGCCTTCAGCCTCATTGGCAGAGGGTTCTTTTGGTATGTATGAACCTTCCGGCGGCAGTGCTCCGGATATCGCAGGTCAAGGAATTGCTAATCCGATAGCGCAAATTCTTTCCGCTTCAATGATGTTGCGCTACTCCTTTGATATGGTCGAAGCTGCTGATGCGATCAATGCTGCCGTTGAAACGGTTTTAAATGATGGCTATCGCACTGGGGATATTTATCAGGGAACTGCCGGCGAGAAGAAAGTCAACACCTCTGAAATGGGCGATGCTATTATCGCTCAGTTGAATAGTTAA
- a CDS encoding energy-coupling factor transporter transmembrane protein EcfT — protein sequence MTEGAYRPGDSFLHRTDPRVKLLLLLVLTVCLFSASSPQRLLLIFCLWFAAAGGSMKALLDVWRIIRMLRWLLFFTFIVHLFFTPGHTLLGVRWISYDGLLRGLMIDAQLVLAVLFSLLLAWTTRPEALAGGLSTLLAPLQKLRIPVREAGGMLLLVLHFFPLIQSEVTILKSERQESRIRSSGIKGWLSSVEPLLTRLFDCADQLAKDIASGSMVLANAMDQKEKAFDRHTLMTSTFGLLIIFTLWQV from the coding sequence ATGACTGAAGGTGCTTACCGCCCTGGTGACAGTTTTCTTCACCGTACTGACCCACGAGTCAAGTTACTTCTGCTGCTTGTTCTGACCGTTTGTTTGTTTTCGGCTTCCAGCCCGCAACGATTACTCTTGATCTTCTGTCTTTGGTTTGCCGCTGCAGGGGGTTCCATGAAAGCCCTTCTTGATGTTTGGCGTATCATCAGGATGCTGCGATGGCTGCTGTTTTTTACCTTTATTGTCCACCTGTTTTTTACTCCCGGGCACACTCTGCTGGGGGTCCGTTGGATTTCTTATGATGGTTTGCTGCGTGGACTGATGATCGACGCTCAACTTGTTCTGGCTGTTTTGTTTTCCCTGCTTCTTGCGTGGACAACGCGACCGGAGGCATTGGCAGGCGGACTGTCGACTCTTTTGGCACCATTGCAGAAATTACGTATTCCAGTAAGGGAGGCGGGGGGAATGCTGTTGCTGGTTCTCCATTTTTTCCCATTGATCCAAAGTGAGGTAACCATTCTAAAGTCGGAGCGTCAGGAAAGTCGTATCAGGAGTTCCGGAATAAAAGGCTGGCTCAGCAGTGTTGAGCCTCTGCTCACACGATTATTTGATTGTGCCGATCAGCTGGCAAAGGATATTGCTTCCGGCTCTATGGTTTTGGCGAATGCCATGGATCAAAAAGAAAAAGCTTTTGATCGCCATACCTTGATGACATCGACTTTTGGCCTGTTGATTATTTTTACTCTCTGGCAGGTTTGA
- the truA gene encoding tRNA pseudouridine(38-40) synthase TruA translates to MVRIKLIVAYDGTNYVGWQYQPNGISVQQRLEQALRDLTGIAHTVYSSGRTDSGVHARGMVCHLDTEKTLPETAWREGLNRFLPDDIAVRHAEQVDQQFHARFSARGKRYRYTILRDSVRSPLDRTDSWQVKKPLDVEKMQQAALSFIGRHDFAAFRTSGCSAGTTIREIFSITFSGEDSLLHIDVCGSGFLRNMIRMMVGTLVQIGRGKRPVDAIQSLLADPGSAPSPLTAPAKGLCLMEVWF, encoded by the coding sequence ATGGTTCGAATCAAATTGATTGTCGCTTATGACGGCACTAATTATGTCGGTTGGCAATACCAACCTAATGGCATATCTGTTCAGCAGCGACTGGAGCAGGCTCTTAGAGATTTAACTGGGATAGCTCATACTGTTTATTCATCTGGGAGAACTGATTCAGGTGTTCATGCCCGGGGGATGGTCTGCCATCTTGATACAGAAAAAACATTACCGGAGACGGCCTGGAGAGAAGGCCTGAACAGGTTTCTTCCTGATGATATTGCTGTTCGTCATGCCGAGCAGGTGGATCAACAATTTCATGCAAGATTTTCAGCGAGAGGCAAGCGCTATCGCTACACAATTTTACGTGATTCCGTTCGTTCCCCCCTGGATAGAACAGACAGCTGGCAGGTAAAAAAGCCCCTTGATGTCGAAAAAATGCAGCAAGCGGCATTGAGCTTTATCGGCCGACATGATTTTGCTGCATTCCGAACCTCGGGCTGCTCTGCCGGGACCACTATCCGGGAAATATTTTCAATCACATTCAGCGGGGAAGATAGCTTGCTCCATATAGATGTCTGTGGTAGTGGTTTCTTGAGGAATATGATCAGGATGATGGTTGGGACTCTGGTTCAGATAGGTCGCGGGAAAAGACCTGTCGATGCAATTCAATCTCTTTTAGCTGATCCTGGATCTGCTCCTTCACCGTTAACCGCACCGGCAAAGGGACTCTGCCTGATGGAGGTCTGGTTTTGA
- the rplM gene encoding 50S ribosomal protein L13 has product MSTLVAKEQDIIRDWYVVDLEDVVLGRAATEIARVLRGKHKPIYTPSVDTGDFVVVLNAEKIRLTGNKLADKKYYHHSGFQGGIKEINAEKLLDKNPEMLVETAVKGMLPKNKLGRKMFRKLKVYAGGEHPHAAQQPKELKL; this is encoded by the coding sequence ATGAGTACTCTGGTCGCTAAAGAGCAGGATATTATAAGAGATTGGTATGTTGTAGACCTTGAAGATGTCGTTCTTGGTCGCGCTGCAACTGAAATAGCTCGTGTTTTACGTGGTAAGCACAAGCCGATTTATACTCCCAGTGTTGATACTGGGGACTTTGTTGTTGTCCTCAATGCTGAAAAAATCAGATTGACAGGAAACAAGCTGGCAGATAAAAAGTATTATCATCACAGTGGTTTTCAAGGTGGTATCAAGGAAATCAATGCGGAAAAATTGCTTGATAAAAACCCTGAGATGCTAGTTGAAACGGCTGTCAAAGGGATGCTGCCAAAGAATAAATTAGGCCGTAAAATGTTTCGTAAACTCAAGGTTTATGCCGGTGGTGAGCATCCTCATGCCGCACAGCAACCTAAAGAACTTAAGTTATAA
- the rpsI gene encoding 30S ribosomal protein S9: MAEQKYYATGKRKTSIARVWMKPGTGVITVNKRPLDVFFGRETSKMVIHQPLELTDNLGKFDVNINVSGGGISGQAGAIRHGITKALLDVDPELRATLKQAGFITRDSRIKERKKYGRKAARASFQFSKR; the protein is encoded by the coding sequence ATGGCTGAGCAGAAGTATTATGCAACCGGAAAAAGAAAAACCTCAATCGCACGTGTCTGGATGAAACCAGGTACGGGTGTGATTACTGTCAATAAGCGTCCTCTGGACGTTTTCTTTGGTCGTGAGACGTCCAAGATGGTTATTCATCAACCATTGGAGTTGACTGATAACCTCGGAAAGTTTGATGTTAATATCAATGTCTCTGGAGGTGGCATTTCTGGTCAGGCTGGTGCAATCAGACATGGCATCACCAAAGCTCTTCTGGATGTTGATCCGGAATTGCGAGCTACTTTAAAGCAGGCCGGTTTTATTACTCGCGACAGTCGTATCAAAGAACGTAAGAAGTACGGACGTAAAGCTGCTCGTGCGAGTTTCCAGTTCTCCAAGCGTTAA